A stretch of Podospora bellae-mahoneyi strain CBS 112042 chromosome 5, whole genome shotgun sequence DNA encodes these proteins:
- a CDS encoding hypothetical protein (CAZy:AA3; EggNog:ENOG503NWDN; COG:E), producing the protein MAAVDLEKPFDYVVVGGGTAGLVIANRLSENSDVRVLVIEAGADRSSDPLVLCPGLVAGLYGKDEYDWNFTSTPQPTLNNRVINQARGKMLGGSSALNFLMLLYPSKGNIDAWAALGNEGWDFDSLAPYLRKFATVHTPPQSSKDLCGLTYHNEDLAKGDGPIHVTFSEGYNVTNQAWLKTFAGQGLEVTTDPRDGRALGAFQNQASIDPVTHTRSFAATGYYNPEVAKRSNLVVLTETLVEKIVFDTTGDEPVATGVEILTKDGEKKQISANLEVILSAGTLQSPQILELSGIGSKDILEKHNIPVIVENPSVGENVQDHPIVCQSFEVADTTPSGDVLRDPNVLNALVGMYQASGAGPLGQSTISVAYSPLVDSSGIVSPEAKKELLASHEHTLTTPDAQAIRKLVESSDEATFQFLLFPTQVSIPDVPKSMAEYILPVLPENYITVMTILNHPFSRGSVHISSPDVHAAPVWDPKYNSNLLDMELLARGVEFVERLVDKSTPFGKLLKDGGKRQPEGLVATDLEKAKEIVRKRQISVFHVSGSCAMKPREQGGVVDARLRVYGTKRLRVVDASVFPLEPVGNIQSVVYAVAEKAADLIKEDRKSL; encoded by the exons ATGGCTGCTGTTGACCTTGAGAAGCCGTTCGACTATGTCGtcgttggcggcggcacTGCCGGcctcgtcatcgccaaccgGCTCTCCGAAAACAGCGATGTCCGTGTTCTTGTCATCGAGGCCGGTGCAGACCGTAGCAGTGACCCCCTGGTTCTTTGCCCAGGTCTCGTTGCCGGCTTGTACGGCAAGGATGAATACGACTGGAACTTCACATCAACACCCCAG CCTACCCTGAACAACCGGGTCATCAACCAAGCTCGTGGGAAGATGCTTGGTGGCAGCTCGGCCCTCAACTTCCTCATGCTGTTGTATCCTTCCAAGGGCAACATTGACGCCTGGGCAGCCTTGGGCAACGAGGGCTGGGACTTTGACTCTCTTGCTCCCTACCTGCGCAAGTTTGCAACCGTCCACACTCCTCCCCAGTCATCCAAGGACCTCTGCGGGTTAACCTATCACAATGAGGACCTCGCCAAAGGTGACGGGCCCATCCACGTCACTTTCAGTGAAGGTTACAATGTAACCAACCAAGCTTGGTTGAAGACCTTTGCTGGACAAGGCCTGGAGGTCACCACGGATCCTCGTGATGGAAGGGCATTGGGTGCCTTCCAGAATCAGGCCAGCATTGATCCAGTAACACACACCAGAAGTTTCGCAGCCACAGGCTATTACAACCCAGAGGTTGCGAAGCGATCCAACTTGGTGGTTCTCACCGAGACTTTGGTGGAAAAGATTGTCTTTGACACCACGGGAGATGAGCCTGTTGCCACTGGTGTTGAGATTTTGACCAAGGATggtgagaagaagcagatATCTGCCAACCTTGAAGTCATCCTGTCGGCTGGTACCCTGCAGTCACCCCAGATTCTGGAGCTTTCCGGTATTGGAAGCAAGGACATCCTCGAGAAGCACAACATTCCCGTCATTGTTGAGAACCCCAGCGTGGGCGAGAACGTGCAAGACCACCCCATTGTATGCCAGAGCTTCGAGGTCGCCGATACGACCCCGTCAGGGGATGTCCTCCGTGACCCCAACGTTCTCAACGCTCTGGTAGGCATGTACCAGGCCTCCGGCGCCGGACCTCTCGGCCAGAGCACCATCAGCGTAGCCTACTCCCCCCTCGTCGACAGCTCCGGCATCGTCTCccccgaggccaagaaggagctcctcgcctcccacgagcacaccctcaccaccccggACGCGCAAGCCATCAGAAAACTCGTCGAGTCCTCCGACGAGGCCACCTTCCAGTTCCTGCTCTTCCCCACCCAGGTCTCCATCCCCGACGTCCCCAAGTCCATGGCCGAGTACATCCTCCCGGTCCTCCCCGAGAACTACATCACCGTCATgaccatcctcaaccaccccttctcccgcGGCAGCGTGCACATCTCCAGCCCCGACGTCCACGCCGCCCCGGTATGGGACCCAAAGTAcaactccaacctcctcgacatgGAGCTCCTCGCCCGCGGCGTCGAGTTTGTCGAGCGGCTCGTCGACAAGTCGACGCCGTTTGGCAAGCTACTCAAGGACGGGGGGAAGAGGCAGCCGGAGGGGCTTGTGGCGACGGATCTGGAAAAGGCAAAGGAAATTGTCCGCAAGAGGCAGATCTCCGTGTTTCATGTGTCTGGCAGCTGCGCCATGAAGCCAAGGGAGCAGGGCGGTGTGGTGGAtgcgaggttgagggtgtaCGGGACCAAGAGGCTTAGGGTGGTGGACGCGAGCGTGTTCCCGCTGGAGCCGGTGGGAAATATTCAGAGTGTGGTTTATGCTGTTgcggagaaggcggcggatTTGATCAAGGAGGATAGGAAGAGCTTGTAA
- a CDS encoding hypothetical protein (COG:S; EggNog:ENOG503NWYS) yields the protein MFEYVEFPILPIVKTHLIINCVLAVITLVIIGLRLFARFLTGAGLWWDDYLILFAVPQGMAMVVIQGLWAPMGVGYPMAETAPNIEHILKMLVSYELIYATSISTIKLSVLIFYLRVFVNKTMRMATKGVIIFVCLWSVGNILQVFLICRPFAAIYTVALMPTAQCGDQVGSFIAIGAFNIITDVLILTLPIPTVWTLKTSKGKKIALTAVFLVGLLVSVVAMIRIVTLTQLDLVNLTESMVWADFWSATEPNLGIFCVSLPMLGTLWTRYFSRKSPSKLDPYHSSENGTNGTNGFSKLKNSSNPGTDTIVMEDLYAPNKEVYHKTDVAAATPDGDRAGTPLRANSSEEALTMQVGNHRNYHRQPEGIRVQTKWTISVD from the exons ATGTTCGAATACGTCGAGTTTCCGATCCTCCCGATCGTCAAAACCCATCTTATCATCAACTGTGTACTAGCCGTCATAACTTTGGTGATCATTGGGCTGAGACTCTTTGCTCGCTTCCTGACGGGAGCTGGCCTGTGGTGGGATGACTACCTCATTCTGTTTGCCGTCCCTCAGGGTATGGCCATGGTAGTGATTCAGGGCCTTT GGGCACCGATGGGTGTAGGATATCCAATGGCCGAGACCGCTCCAAATATCGAACACATCCTGAAGATGCTCGTCTCATACGAACTGATTTACGCGACATCCATCAGCACCATCAAGCTCAGCGTCCTCATCTTTTACCTCCGTGTCTTCGTCAACAAAACGATGCGCATGGCCACCAAGGGCGTCATCATCTTTGTCTGTCTCTGGTCTGTTGGGAATATACTGCAGGTGTTTCTGATTTGTCGTCCTTTTGCCGCCATTTACACCGTCGCTCTGATGCCAACAGCGCAATGCGGTGACCAAGTCGGATCTTTTATTGCTATTGGCGcgttcaacatcatcaccgacgTGTTGATCCTGACGCTCCCGATTCCAACGGTGTGGACTCTGAAGACctccaagggcaagaagatcgCCCTGACAGCCGTCTTCTTGGTTGGTTTACT cgTCAGCGTGGTTGCCATGATCCGCATCGTAACCCTCACCCAGCTGGACCTCGTCAACCTGACCGAATCCATGGTCTGGGCCGACTTCTGGTCCGCGACCGAGCCCAACCTCGGCATCTTCTGCGTCAGCCTCCCCATGCTCGGCACCCTCTGGACTCGCTATTTTTCTCGCAAGAGCCCCTCCAAGCTCGACCCGTATCACTCCTCTGAGAACggcaccaacggcaccaacggATTCAGCAAGCTGAAGAACAGCTCCAACCCCGGCACCGACACGATCGTGATGGAGGATTTGTACGCACCGAACAAGGAGGTGTATCACAAGACGgacgttgctgctgccacgcCGGATGGGGATAGGGCGGGGACGCCGCTAAGGGCGAATAGCTCCGAGGAGGCGCTCACGATGCAAGTGGGGAATCATCGGAACTATCATAGGCAGCCGGAGGGGATTAGGGTGCAGACGAAGTGGACTATTTCGGTTGATTAG
- a CDS encoding hypothetical protein (EggNog:ENOG503NWCY; COG:S) codes for MPRDELPSLLLLPFPPDPSSRSLLNTAYRPSITAALSRLKRPNGASKLTVVVECPILHGQFLRSKTLSWTEAQALVAGIYTIISVVSAQLGIGTEIDGGPNSVDATVVLIDHNRNKRFTEDFRPAIETNNTTVIDLATFASAYHPWNYIFHVRSEVGLQFYQTYLKLAEGRQTLLQEQLIPVEGGITMNVAPKGNIPRPTPARTPGVPVVCLGGTFDYLHPGHKLLLTAAALLLKVPRKDDANMQPCTYIIGITGDELLKNKKYAEFVQSWETRARNVILFLSRILELWERGWKDTQQPRLVEERDGDVKAWFRDGTILVHCVRIQDPFGPTITVENVDALVVSGETRSGGKAVNDKRAEQGWKTLEVFEVDVLDAEDVMEEKEGTKTEENFSAKISSSAIRQQRALARPGTKI; via the coding sequence ATGCCTCGAGACGAACTACCATCGTTGCTATTGCTTCCATTTCCTCCCGACCCCTCAAGTCGCTCGTTGTTAAACACGGCATATCGACCATCCATCACTGCTGCACTCTCAAGGCTAAAGCGACCAAATGGCGCCTCTAAACTCACCGTAGTTGTCGAATGCCCAATATTGCACGGCCAGTTCTTGCGGTCCAAGACCCTGTCATGGACCGAAGCCCAGGCTTTGGTAGCCGGCATCtacaccatcatctccgtCGTCTCTGCTCAGCTTGGCATCGGCACCGAAATTGACGGCGGGCCAAACTCAGTCGATGCCACAGTCGTTTTGATTGACCACAACCGCAACAAGCGCTTCACTGAAGACTTCCGCCCTGCCATTgagaccaacaacaccaccgtgATTGACCTCGCAACCTTTGCCTCGGCCTATCACCCATGGAACTACATCTTCCACGTCCGAAGCGAGGTTGGGCTTCAGTTTTATCAGACCTATCTCAAGCTCGCTGAGGGGAGGCAAACATTGCTGCAGGAGCAGTTGATTCCTGTCGAAGGGGGCATCACTATGAATGTTGCCCCCAAAGGAAACATACCACGCCCAACACCCGCTCGGACGCCGGGGGTCCCTGTCGTCTGCCTCGGTGGAACCTTTGACTATCTACACCCAGGTCACAAGCTTCTCCTCACCGCCGCTGCGCTGTTGTTGAAAGTCCCAAGAAAAGACGACGCCAATATGCAACCTTGCACCTACATCATCGGCATCACAGGCGATGAGCTTttgaaaaacaaaaagtaTGCCGAGTTCGTCCAGTCTTGGGAAACCAGAGCGAGGAATGTGATTTTGTTTCTGTCCCGGATTCTCGAGCTCTGGGAAAGAGGATGGAAAGACACTCAGCAGCCACGACTAGTGGAGGAAAGGGACGGCGATGTCAAGGCTTGGTTTAGGGATGGGACGATTCTTGTTCACTGTGTCAGGATTCAAGATCCTTTTGGGCCGACGATCACGGTGGAGAATGTTGATGCGTTGGTTGTGTCTGGGGAGACGAGGTCAGGAGGCAAGGCAGTGAATGATAAGAGGGCTGAACAGGGGTGGAAGACGTTGGAGGTGTTTGAGGTGGATGTGCTGGATGCGGAGGatgtgatggaggagaaagaggggACCAAAACAGAAGAGAATTTCTCGGCGAAGATCAGCAGTTCGGCGATACGGCAGCAGAGAGCGTTGGCGAGGCCGGGGACCAAGATATGA
- a CDS encoding hypothetical protein (EggNog:ENOG503NWBC; BUSCO:EOG09262J7K; COG:S), translating into MNQQQQYQQPSRRTDAYSSQHDELHLPSSSSMTHQGQHPLQQQQQQLPTRQYSSGPGVPPHIKLEQSPNPQQHHHQSAGVVPNVLQPGGLQTRPPVISSNTAPVLPTMQQQQPPDYQPHQTPTKSNSMNLSHNYPRSSPAAPYEGGSGYSAYAPNTPGGAGSSSQYMSPTDSKYSQSSGSQRIPSNAPLGLADIRPRADSSLSDGIPGTTSYEHANTQSRTSNYMAPWALYAFDWCKWAPQGNSAGKVAIGSYLEDGHNYIQILDAQVSPTPSDIYSPAGSRYTMDFTRIAEATHSYPVTRLLWEPPSSQKQSTDLLATSGDHLRLWSLPSDPQVQTPGSSITSRNGRDMPITKLTPLALLSNSKTPDHTAPLTSLDWNTVTPSLIITSSIDTTCTIWDIPSLTAKTQLIAHDKEVYDVRFCANSVDVFVSCGQDGSVRMFDLRSLEHSTIIYEPTGKEERDANGGRISPTLAQQTMSHPPPLLRLATSPHDQHLLATFAQDSNVIRILDVRQPGQALLELRGHGGALNCVEWSPLRRGTLASGGDDCQVLIWDLLNNNNTSNAATISTNGAAPPTGAQAAASTDNVRSPVAAWQCEYEVGNLGWVPHLAGGEYGDWLGVSAGRGVWGVKLG; encoded by the exons ATgaaccaacagcagcaatacCAGCAACCGTCGCGGCGGACAGACGCCTACTCGTCGCAACACGACGAACTCCACCTGCCCTCGTCATCCAGCATGACCCACCAAGGCCAACATCCccttcaacagcagcagcagcagcttcccACCCGCCAATATTCCTCTGGGCCCGGCGTTCCTCCCCATATCAAGCTCGAGCAGTCCCCAAatcctcagcagcatcaccaccaaagcgCCGGTGTAGTGCCCAACGTGCTACAGCCGGGCGGGCTGCAAACCAGACCTCCTGTCATCTCGTCAAATACCGCTCCGGTCCTGCCTACCatgcagcaacagcagccaccagactaccagcctcatcaaacaccaacaaaatcCAACTCGATGAACCTGTCGCATAATTACCCGCGATCCAGCCCCGCCGCTCCCTACGAGGGCGGGTCCGGCTACTCTGCCTACGCTCCCAACACTCCTGGCGGTGCCGGGAGCTCTTCGCAGTACATGTCGCCAACCGATTCAAAATACAGCCAGTCCTCGGGCTCCCAGCGCATCCCATCCAATGCGCCCCTTGGTCTCGCTGACATACGGCCCCGTGCTGACTCGAGTCTTTCCGATGGCATCCCCGGGACCACCTCCTACGAGCATGCAAACACTCAGTCACGTACCAGCAACTACATGGCCCCATGGGCTCTCTATGCGTTCGACTGGTGCAAATGGGCTCCCCAAGGAAACAGTGCTGGGAAAGTAGCTATTGGGAGTTATTTGGAAGATGGGCACAACTAC ATTCAAATTCTCGACGCTCAAGTGTCTCCCACACCGTCTGACATCTACTCGCCCGCCGGGTCGAGGTATACAATGGACTTTACTAGAATCGCTGAAGCGACTCACTCCTATCCCGTCACACGTCTCCTGTGGGAGCCTCCATCGTCACAAAAACAGTCAACCGATCTTTTGGCCACATCCGGCGACCACCTCCGCCTTTGGTCTCTTCCTTCCGATCCTCAAGTTCAGACTCCTGGCTCCTCGATAACGTCAAGAAACGGCCGTGACATGCCGATTACGAAACTCACCCCATTGGCTTTGCTCTCCAATTCCAAGACACCCGACCACACAGCACCCCTGACCTCGCTCGACTGGAACACCGTGACCCCCAGCTTAATTATCACGTCCAGCATCGACACTACCTGCACCATCTGGGATATTCCATCCCTCACGGCCAAAACTCAGTTAATCGCCCACGACAAGGAAGTCTACGACGTCCGTTTTTGCGCCAACAGTGTGGACGTCTTTGTGAGCTGTGGTCAGGACGGCAGCGTGAGAATGTTTGATCTGAGGAGTCTGGAGCACAGCACCATTATTTACGAGCCAACCGGAAAGGAAGAAAGAG ACGCCAACGGAGGTCGCATCTCCCCCACACTTGCCCAGCAAACAATgtcccaccctcctcccctcctccgactggccacctccccccacgaccagcacctcctcgccacctTTGCCCAAGACAGCAACGTAATACGCATCCTCGACGTGCGCCAGCCAGGCCAGgccctcctcgagctccgCGGCCACGGCGGCGCGCTTAACTGCGTTGAGTGGTCCCCTCTGAGGAGAGGAACCTTGGCCTCGGGAGGTGACGACTGCCAGGTGTTGATCTGGGACCTgctgaacaacaacaacacgtCCAACGCGGCCACAATCTCCACCAACGGGGCTGCCCCGCCAACGGGCGCTCAGGCTGCTGCAAGCACTGATAATGTCAGGAGTCCGGTTGCTGCTTGGCAGTGCGAGTACGAGGTGGGCAATCTGGGGTGGGTGCCGCACTTGGCTGGGGGGGAGTATGGGGATTGGTTGGGTGTCAGCgccgggaggggggtttggggtgtgAAGTTGGGATGA
- the EFB1 gene encoding Translation elongation factor 1 beta (BUSCO:EOG092644ZU; EggNog:ENOG503NV8V; antiSMASH:Cluster_6; COG:J), which produces MGFTDLLSDAGLTVLNNWLLTRSYVTGYSASQADVVVFKALSSAPDAAKYPNAARWYKHIASYEEEFTTLPGDASQPYTVYGPDVAEVTLNPAKAPAAAAEEEEDEDVDLFGSDDEEEDAEAARIREERLAEYRKKKEGKAKPAAKSVVTMDVKPWDDETDMVALEEGVRAIEKDGLVWGASKLVAVGFGIKKLQINLVVEDEKVSLDDLQEQIAELEDYVQSSDIVAMQKL; this is translated from the exons ATGGGCTTCACCGATCTTCTCTCCGATGCCGGTCTCACCGTGCTCAACAACTGGCTCCTTACCCGCTCTTACGTTACCGG GTACTCTGCCTCCCAGGCCGATGTTGTCGTCTTCAAGGCCCTGAGCTCCGCTCCCGATGCCGCCAAGTACCCCAACGCTGCCCGTTGGTACAAGCACATCGCCTCCTACGAGGAGGagttcaccaccctccccggtGATGCCAGCCAGCCCTACACCGTCTACGGCCCCGACGTCGCCGAGGTGACCCTCAATCCCGCCAAggcccccgccgccgccgccgaggaggaggaggatgaggatgtcgacCTCTTCGGttccgacgacgaggaagaggacgccGAGGCTGCCCGCATCCGTGAGGAGCGCCTCGCCGAGTaccgcaagaagaaggagggcaaggccaAGCCCGCCGCCAAGTCCGTCGTCACCATGGACGTCAAGCCTTGGG ATGATGAGACCGACATGGTTGCCCTCGAGGAGGGTGTCCGTGCCATCGAGAAGGACGGCCTCGTGTGGGGTGCTTCCAAGCTCGTCGCCGTCGGCTTCGGtatcaagaagctccagatcaaccttgtcgtcgaggacgagaaggtcTCTCTTGATGATCTCCAGGAGCAGatcgccgagctcgaggactACGTTCAGTCTTCCGACATTGTTGCCATGCAGAAGCTTTAA
- a CDS encoding hypothetical protein (EggNog:ENOG503P2B8; antiSMASH:Cluster_6; COG:J) yields the protein MSGFKRDWNGNAKKRDGPKPPAKKVVQNQFTPMFETLRDELDQHHDRRERIIKASRDITALSKKIIRKIDEELPKNIQAEIDTRLADISKHLATIAPEIQGINRYRYARSLMCLEELVEALTFLHYLKTQTLITPEQLTPIMEDLVRKGITPSEDVAMTDASEPAAATPEQPQENETPKVSLTQDDYLYGVFDLTGEMMRFATTSTALTGTMAGGGVGGDEQPRTIVEDMHELGSFFEMLPVGQGNRFQWEKKLEVTRQSVQKVERLGYDRTIRGSERPKGWIPDLSGGDQAEEE from the exons ATGTCCGGGTTCAAGCGTGACTGGAATGGCAATGCCAAGAAGAGGGATGGACCAAAGCCGCCTGCCAAAAAAGTTGTGCAGAATCAGTTCACACCCATGTTTGAGACTCTCAGAGATGAGCTTGACCAGCATCATGACCGCCGGGAGCGCATTATCAAGGCTTCAAGAGATATCACGGCTTTGAGCAAGAAAAT AATCCGGAAAATCGACGAGGAATTGCCAAAAAACATCCAGGCCGAGATTGACACACGGCTCGCCGATATCTCCAAGCATCTGGCCACCATTGCCCCTGAGATCCAGGGCATCAATCGCTACCGATATGCTCGATCCCTGATGTGTCTGGAAGAGCTTGTGGAGGCTCTTACTTTCTTGCATTATCTCAAGACACAgaccctcatcacccccgagCAGCTAACACCGATCATGGAGGACCTGGTCCGGAAGGGGATCACACCATCAGAGGATGTAGCCATGACGGATGCAAGCGAGCCAGCTGCTGCGACCCCAGAGCAACCCCAGGAGAACGAGACACCGAAAGTTAGCCTCACCCAAGATGACTACCTCTACGGCGTGTTTGATCTTACGGGTGAGATGATGCGTTTTGCCACTACGTCAACAGCACTGACAGGCACAATGGCTGGGGGCGGAGTTGGGGGTGACGAACAGCCTCGAACCATTGTCGAGGATATGCATGAGCTGGGTAGCTTTTTTGAGATGCTTCCCGTTGGGCAAGGCAACAGGTTCCAGTGGGAGAAAAAGCTGGAGGTCACACGGCAGTCTGTTCAAAAGGTTGAACGTCTGGGTTACGACAGGACCATCAGGGGTAGCGAACGTCCCAAGGGGTGGATTCCGGATttgagtggtggtgatcaaGCCGAGGAGGAATAA
- the GPI14 gene encoding GPI mannosyltransferase 1 (EggNog:ENOG503NU0H; antiSMASH:Cluster_6; CAZy:GT50; COG:G; BUSCO:EOG09261XAF) has translation MTKPSGTGPPEPPATSSSGASFLVTTFFDRPLPLYLSAAIFRLVFLLYGLWQDANSPVKYTDIDYLVFTDAARFVSQGQSPYERETYRYTPVLAWLLLPTAHVTGNRILDVAFFSFGKVLFAISDLVAGWLLEKVLAKSMDAPRARKFATIWLLNPMVATISTRGSSEGLLGVLVMALLWAVFERRVTLAGLLLGFSVHFKIYPFIYAPAIVWWMDNERMSSNKTKPTSLSSKSPSLTAKILNFITPPRLQLALISLTTFLTLNIAMYLIYGTPFLQETYLHHVTRLDHRHNFSPYNTQLYLSSSLPLSSSSSFRIEKLAFLPQLLLSTVFIPLVTAKKSLPTTMLAQTFAFVTFNKVCTSQYFLWYMVLLPLYLPQSSFVQNKRFGLAALVLWVVAQGAWLQQGFELEFLGNSTYLPGLWLASLAFFGVNCWILGVIIGDVR, from the exons ATGACGAAGCCATCAGGCACGGGCCCACCAgagccaccagcaacatcatcctcaGGTGCTTCTTTTTTGGTAACGACCTTCTTCGACCGCCCACTCCCCCTTTACCTATCCGCCGCAATATTTCGTCTGGTGTTTCTCCTTTATGGCCTCTGGCAGGACGCAAACTCCCCCGTAAAATACACCGACATCGACTATCTCGTCTTCACCGATGCCGCACGCTTCGTCTCCCAAGGGCAGAGCCCCTATGAGCGAGAGACCTACCGCTACACTCCAGTCCTGGCctggcttcttctcccaacAGCCCATGTTACCGGAAACCGGATCCTAGACGTTGCATTCTTCAGCTTTGGCAAGGTTCTCTTTGCCATATCAGACTTGGTAGCAGGATGGCTTCTAGAAAAGGTGCTCGCCAAATCCATGGATGCCCCTCGAGCCCGCAAATTCGCCACCATCTGGCTTCTCAACCCAATGGTAGCCACCATAAGTACAAGAGGAAGCTCTGAAGGTCTTCTCGGAGTGCTAGTCATGGCACTACTATGGGCCGTATTCGAAAGACGTGTCACCTTGGCCGGTCTATTGCTCGGCTTCAGCGTACATTTCAAAATCTACCCCTTTATCTACGCCCCCGCCATCGTCTGGTGGATGGACAACGAAAGAATGTCTTCCAACAAGACCAAACCCACCAGTCTATCATCCAAGTCaccctccctcaccgccaaaatcctcaacttcatcacccCACCCCGCCTCCAACTCGCCCTCATCAGCCTAACCACCTTCTTAACCCTCAACATAGCAATGTACCTCAT ctacggcacccccttcctccaagaAACCTACCTCCACCACGTAACCCGCCTCGACCACCGCCACAACTTCTCCCCCTACAACACCCAACTctacctctcctcctccctccccctttcttcatcatcttccttcCGCATCGAAAAACTAgccttcctcccccaactcctcctctcaacaGTCTTCATCCCGCTCGTCACTGCCAAAaaatccctccccaccaccatgctCGCCCAGACGTTCGCCTTTGTCACCTTCAACAAGGTCTGCACGAGCCAGTATTTTTTGTGGTATATGGTCCTGCTCCCCCTGTACCTCCCCCAGTCGAGCTTTGTGCAGAATAAAAGGTTCGGGCTCGCGGCGCTGGTgctgtgggtggtggcgCAGGGTGCGTGGCTGCAGCAGGGGTTTGAGctggagtttttggggaATAGTACCTATTTGCCGGGCTTGTGGCTGGCGAGCTTGGCGTTTTTTGGGGTGAATTGTtggattttgggggtgaTTATTGGGGATGTGAGGTAA
- the CAJ1 gene encoding DnaJ-like protein (antiSMASH:Cluster_6; EggNog:ENOG503NXFB; COG:O) has translation MVVDTAYYDTLGVKPTATELEIKKAYRKLAIVHHPDKNPNNPNAHAKFQEIGEAYQVLSDEDLRKAYDKYGKESARPTEGFVDPAEFFSSIFGGESFVDWIGEISLMKDLTATMDITMSAEEEEAAAAAAAGAEAAAAAKDGEFPGTADALKESLKTSGGESSSAVPPEKPPVPAVIVEEETPTKKVKEAGYNTYNPSATEEVPPPYTKSSSPGPGSGTSTPKPGGRTQIPIRPALMDRPSDEVSQQTDEGDKKGKKSKAGLSKEQREQLAALDKERQRIRQERVDTLARKLLDRISVWTETDHGKDVTRAFQEKTRLEVEELKMESFGIDILHAIGATYFSKGTTLLRSQKFFGMGGFISRMKDKGTLVKDTWNTISSAIDAQQTMEEMARLEQQGGEEWTDEKKIEYERRVTGKILTAAWRGSKFEIQSVLRDVCDAVLNDKKVPHGKRLERAQALVYIGEICLAAKRSPEEEGDYMAFEQLVAEAAMKKEKESKKKGKDKKKDDEDKKAAKPGDKAWEEAAASAANSAPNVPSSS, from the exons ATGGTGGTAGACACGGCCTACTACGACACCCTCGGGGTCAAGCCGACGGCCACTGAGCTCGAAATCAAAAAGGCCTATCGCAAGCTCGCCATCGTCCACCATCCGG ACAagaaccccaacaaccccaacgctCACGCCAAGTTTCAAGAAATCGGCGAAGCTTACCAAGTTCTATCTGACGAAGACCTCCGCAAGGCCTACGACAAATATGGCAAAGAATCTGCCCGCCCAACCGAGGGGTTCGTCGACCCAGCCGAGTTCTTCTCGAGCATCTTTGGCGGCGAGTCTTTTGTCGACTGGATTGGCGAGATCAGCCTTATGAAGGATTTGACCGCCACCATGGACATTACCATGTctgctgaggaagaggaggctgccgcggccgctgctgctggggccgaggctgccgctgccgccaaggATGGCGAGTTCCCTGGTACAGCGGACGCTCTGAAGGAGAGCCTCAAGACATCGGGTGGAGAGTCATCGTCCGCTGTACCGCCTGAAAAGCCACCAGTTCCTGCCGtgattgtggaggaggagacccccaccaagaaggtcaaggaggccgGATACAACACCTACAATCCCTCCGCGACGGAGGAGGTACCACCCCCGTACACCAAGTCTTCTTCGCCAGGCCCTGGGTCAGGAACGTCCACTCCCAAGCCCGGCGGCCGCACCCAGATCCCTATTCGGCCTGCGCTTATGGATCGGCCGTCGGATGAGGTGTCTCAGCAGACGGACGAAGGTgacaagaaggggaagaagtcCAAGGCAGGCTTGTCCAAGGAGCAAAGAGAGCAGCTTGCGGCGCTGGACAAGGAGCGTCAGCGGATTCGCCAGGAACGCGTTGACACCCTGGCCCGCAAGCTCCTCGATCGTATTTCGGTGTGGACAGAGACGGACCACGGCAAGGACGTCACTCGCGCGTTTCAGGAGAAGACAAggctggaggtggaggagctcaagatgGAGTCGTTCGGCATCGATATCCTGCACGCCATTGGCGCGACTTACTTCAGCAAGGGCACCACCCTTCTACGGAGCCAGAAGTTCTTTGGTATGGGCGGGTTCATCAGCCGTATGAAGGACAAGGGCACGCTAGTCAAGGACACATGGAACACGATCAGCAGCGCTATTGACGCCCAGCAAACGATGGAGGAAATGGCCAGGTTGGAGCAgcagggaggggaggagtggacagatgagaagaagatcgaGTATGAGCGCAGGGTGACGGGGAAGATCTTGACGGCGGCCTGGAGGGGAAGCAAGTTTGAGATTCAGAGCGTGCTTCGAGATGTTTGCGATGCTGTTTTGAACGACAAGAAGGTGCCGCACGGGAAGAGGCTTGAAAGGGCGCAGGCGCTGGTGTACATTGGTGAAATTTGCCTGGCG GCCAAGCGCAGccctgaggaggaaggcgactACATGGCATTCGAGCAGCTTGTTGCCGAGGCGGccatgaagaaggagaaggagtcgaagaagaagggcaaggataagaagaaggacgacgaggacaagaaggccgCCAAACCTGGAGACAAGgcctgggaggaggccgcTGCGTCAGCAGCCAACAGCGCGCCCAACGTCCCCAGTTCATCATGA